One window of the Sediminispirochaeta bajacaliforniensis DSM 16054 genome contains the following:
- a CDS encoding GspE/PulE family protein, with protein MKRATIKSFEPLPPLQEQYAVKYMEKNHVLKLGSRPDGLSIVGVCPPIRKELIDEIEDFHRGKVEFVEIEPEDFTIYLGRALSGTSEYESANGASSHIEIDKFADDAPIINLVNSIFIEAIQKKASDIHIEGRQDKVSIRYRIDGVLVSIMEYDASYFSAISSRIKIMADLNIMERRLPQDGRISVSIAQVELDMRLSIVPIAGGESIVLRLFNRKGAILELDDLGFSDSVKERITHLYRQPHGLVLFTGPTGSGKTTSLNAIIRNLDHESSKIVTIEDPVEYRIEGVNQIQTNDEIGLTFHSLLRRVLRQDPNIIMVGEIRDADTAQLAVRAALTGHLVLSSLHTNDAVSSVQRLINMGVESYLLAAVLRGAVAQRLVRVLCPSCKYEAEPSTAEKSIYQAHGLSPKTIFRHKGCPECNYTGYSGRTTVAECFVSSAELEDLIVRNAPNSTLTNCLKKEGVHSLMRDGLEKTVLGITDLAEIERAI; from the coding sequence ATGAAACGAGCTACGATCAAGTCCTTCGAGCCCCTTCCACCGTTACAGGAACAGTATGCCGTCAAGTATATGGAAAAAAACCATGTACTGAAGCTGGGAAGCAGACCGGACGGCTTATCAATCGTCGGAGTATGCCCCCCCATCAGAAAGGAACTGATTGACGAGATAGAGGATTTTCACCGGGGGAAGGTTGAGTTCGTCGAAATAGAACCGGAAGACTTCACCATATATCTTGGAAGAGCTCTCTCCGGTACCTCGGAATACGAGTCGGCAAACGGCGCCAGCAGCCATATCGAAATCGACAAATTCGCCGACGATGCCCCGATCATCAATCTTGTAAATTCGATTTTCATTGAAGCCATTCAAAAAAAGGCTTCGGATATTCATATAGAAGGAAGGCAGGACAAGGTCTCTATACGGTACAGGATAGATGGGGTACTGGTCTCTATCATGGAATACGATGCCTCCTATTTCTCCGCCATTTCCAGCCGAATAAAGATCATGGCAGATCTGAACATCATGGAACGTCGGCTTCCCCAGGACGGACGGATATCGGTAAGCATTGCCCAGGTCGAACTGGACATGCGCCTTTCCATCGTGCCGATAGCAGGAGGCGAATCCATTGTTCTTAGGCTGTTCAACCGTAAAGGGGCCATTCTCGAGCTTGATGATTTGGGCTTTTCCGACTCGGTAAAGGAACGGATCACCCATCTGTATCGTCAGCCTCACGGCCTTGTTCTTTTTACCGGTCCTACTGGTTCGGGAAAAACAACTAGTCTGAATGCCATTATCCGTAACCTCGACCATGAATCGAGTAAAATCGTGACCATCGAGGACCCGGTCGAATACAGGATCGAAGGGGTAAATCAGATTCAGACCAACGATGAGATAGGTCTGACCTTCCACTCTCTTCTGCGGAGGGTTTTACGGCAGGACCCCAACATCATCATGGTCGGAGAGATACGCGATGCGGACACGGCTCAGCTCGCCGTTCGGGCGGCTCTGACAGGCCACCTCGTTCTTTCTTCCCTCCATACCAATGATGCCGTTTCATCGGTTCAAAGGCTTATCAATATGGGCGTAGAATCATATCTTCTTGCCGCCGTCCTGAGGGGGGCTGTCGCCCAACGACTGGTGAGGGTACTCTGTCCCTCCTGTAAGTATGAAGCGGAACCGTCGACAGCAGAGAAAAGCATCTATCAGGCACATGGCCTATCACCGAAAACGATATTTCGGCACAAGGGATGCCCCGAGTGTAACTATACCGGTTATTCAGGCAGGACCACTGTGGCAGAATGTTTTGTAAGCTCGGCAGAACTCGAAGATCTCATCGTCCGGAACGCACCGAACAGCACACTTACAAACTGCTTAAAGAAAGAAGGGGTACATTCACTTATGCGGGACGGACTCGAAAAGACCGTATTAGGCATAACAGACCTGGCCGAAATAGAGAGGGCCATATAA
- a CDS encoding A24 family peptidase, which yields MQLFFLLTILCLLAGISYLDIRFMRIPLPLNLGFFALSLAYSYISGFGLPALFYAFAGFLFIVVIRRLTANGIGLADAILSGSVTLLLGPMKWVLCLLSASILGLVLFILLGKKIGASGEKPRLPFAPCIAIATIPFLFIN from the coding sequence ATGCAGCTTTTTTTTCTCCTCACCATCCTTTGCCTCCTGGCAGGAATCTCATACCTTGATATCCGCTTTATGCGTATTCCATTGCCCCTCAACCTCGGTTTTTTCGCACTTTCTCTTGCCTATTCATATATAAGCGGTTTCGGCTTACCCGCTCTCTTTTACGCCTTTGCAGGTTTTCTCTTTATCGTCGTTATCCGACGGCTTACCGCAAACGGAATAGGCCTGGCAGATGCCATTTTATCGGGTTCCGTCACCTTATTGCTCGGGCCGATGAAATGGGTGCTGTGCCTGCTATCGGCCAGTATACTTGGACTTGTCCTGTTTATTCTCCTGGGAAAAAAGATCGGTGCCAGCGGGGAAAAACCGAGGCTGCCCTTTGCACCATGTATCGCGATAGCAACCATTCCCTTTCTTTTTATTAATTGA
- a CDS encoding PKD domain-containing protein → MKRIVIISFFCAIALVFVASVFGGGHHESSSPDNVWITRVSAHRYLYFDSAMQTVKFTESSSTAAAHALPFPIGISLVFRKTTEENVSQEPQFSVRAIGQGQERTYRGNHLYVLPGTYLEVRVTAGIARHESPNGHTHNYTFGGSVTVLLSSEDLHYDSLAPDAESATIEFKKEGSAPVLGLGKGLFLSLSCSDRSEPLTGYRLGKETGQIYDLASGIGGYHLRIVKTDSGEVAWEGDIDASQMADGGFADLLSGYGGSLGGGAYRIEGQVYDKIYTWFKDHGEEELMAGHIADLGDSGYFPAYFYVDDEGPEAVEKVGVEWGSESCVADFSEGQQLRYFGPSVRFTIDDEDIPADRGPAGGLSATMPDGVIEISNSEGNQTGTYSFGDEIDLANGVYTAVIYFFDGAGNKGAIQRLPFGVDSSAPLPPLLKSDGERLILDVDDKGVLFIPSGSGDVIGWYPAVDGSTYGAEPEAWQSGLDGSTYRARITNASGLWRSVEIEHNDDAKLYSMNVSGIPNGEYSFLLSISDACGNSCKSEYHLTVDQAPKPPVNVRLEQEGDNSYIAWEYEGEIPDGYGFWLQVLKGDDPVDQLDEVYTQKVDPKAEGMRCLLPHGLKSKRFYTARVYAKNASGFPATRSVVFHLPNHTAGDVALTVPDEGTVIGPGFPAFSLEREKDDEGDLLGLRVFYRRQGAGPYQVYDPGVAAGTPVRSINGDEDGAPDLGQGIYEWYLEIPEYYHDWDGSLLVWNEAGRWPSSGATRRFAVDGNPPRGVLTVEAETEDTVSLKAFALSDGMGSSASGVETLLLWNGGRDEPAEQVAFAAGSEKALAAQVASGAGVLFPVSSDELAIDWWPLAMDETTGKATARMIVIDKVGNRSETISISSAEDNQAPVVTVMIPEITLRVGELLPVVGDEGERLYAAYDPEGDDLSYAWNFGDETSGEGMAPEKMFMSAGDYRVVLTVSDWWNQESSAEIVVHAVNTSEGELLISETWEEGQRLTGIVVVPEGLSLVVKDGTTVTAVPGAGIEVQTGASLMVEGTEAAPVVCRRADAQEAYWEGILVRGSGSFEHVSISGSKRGVTAGPASAVILSDVDVHENLIGLHLVGASVELSRCRFIGNTWYGIKEDAMAEHGARRPDIGDSVFEDNGNDYYHEELLNLSGSELEILRK, encoded by the coding sequence ATGAAACGCATCGTCATTATCTCATTCTTTTGCGCCATAGCTCTCGTTTTTGTCGCCTCGGTGTTCGGTGGAGGGCACCATGAGAGTTCCTCTCCGGATAATGTGTGGATAACAAGAGTATCAGCGCACAGATATCTCTATTTCGATTCAGCTATGCAGACGGTAAAGTTTACCGAATCTTCGTCGACGGCCGCCGCCCATGCCTTGCCGTTTCCTATTGGTATTAGCCTTGTTTTTAGAAAGACTACTGAAGAGAATGTTTCTCAAGAACCTCAATTTTCTGTCCGGGCTATAGGGCAGGGACAAGAACGTACATATCGTGGTAACCATCTTTATGTACTGCCCGGCACCTATCTCGAAGTAAGAGTTACCGCTGGTATCGCACGTCATGAGTCACCTAATGGGCATACACATAATTATACTTTTGGAGGAAGCGTCACGGTCCTCCTCTCTTCGGAAGATCTCCACTACGATAGTCTTGCTCCCGATGCCGAGAGTGCGACCATCGAGTTCAAAAAAGAGGGTTCTGCTCCCGTTTTAGGCCTGGGAAAGGGGCTGTTTCTCTCGCTTTCCTGCAGCGATCGGTCGGAGCCCCTGACGGGCTACCGCCTGGGAAAGGAAACGGGGCAGATCTACGATCTTGCTTCCGGGATCGGGGGCTATCACCTGAGGATTGTTAAAACCGATAGTGGAGAGGTGGCCTGGGAAGGCGATATCGATGCTTCACAGATGGCGGATGGAGGTTTTGCCGATTTGCTTTCCGGCTATGGGGGAAGTCTCGGAGGGGGGGCGTATAGGATCGAGGGGCAGGTTTACGACAAGATCTACACGTGGTTTAAGGATCATGGGGAAGAGGAGCTTATGGCGGGCCACATTGCCGACCTCGGTGATTCGGGTTATTTTCCCGCCTATTTTTATGTAGATGATGAGGGACCTGAGGCGGTGGAAAAGGTCGGCGTCGAGTGGGGGAGTGAATCCTGCGTGGCCGACTTTTCCGAGGGGCAGCAGCTGCGTTACTTTGGCCCATCGGTGCGTTTTACCATAGACGATGAAGATATCCCTGCTGACAGGGGGCCTGCCGGCGGTCTTTCCGCGACCATGCCCGACGGTGTGATCGAGATTTCGAATTCCGAAGGGAATCAGACCGGCACATACAGCTTCGGTGATGAGATAGATCTTGCCAACGGTGTGTATACGGCCGTCATCTATTTTTTCGACGGGGCGGGCAATAAGGGCGCGATACAGCGGCTTCCTTTCGGAGTGGATAGTAGTGCCCCTTTGCCGCCGCTTCTGAAAAGCGATGGGGAGCGTTTGATTCTCGATGTTGACGATAAGGGCGTGCTTTTTATTCCGTCGGGTAGCGGCGATGTGATCGGCTGGTACCCTGCGGTGGACGGCAGCACCTATGGTGCGGAACCCGAAGCATGGCAGAGCGGCCTTGACGGATCGACATACCGGGCACGGATTACGAATGCAAGCGGACTCTGGCGGAGTGTTGAGATTGAGCATAACGATGATGCAAAGCTCTACTCCATGAATGTATCGGGAATACCGAACGGTGAGTATAGCTTCCTTTTGTCGATATCGGATGCCTGCGGAAACAGCTGCAAATCCGAATATCACCTTACGGTTGACCAGGCCCCGAAGCCTCCTGTGAATGTGCGGCTTGAGCAAGAAGGTGATAACTCCTACATAGCCTGGGAATATGAAGGTGAGATTCCCGACGGCTACGGCTTTTGGCTGCAGGTGCTTAAAGGGGATGATCCTGTCGATCAGCTGGACGAGGTCTATACGCAGAAAGTGGATCCGAAGGCCGAAGGGATGCGCTGTCTTCTGCCGCATGGGTTGAAAAGTAAGCGTTTCTATACGGCACGGGTCTATGCAAAGAATGCAAGTGGCTTTCCGGCGACCAGATCGGTGGTATTCCATCTTCCTAATCATACTGCAGGGGATGTAGCGCTAACGGTTCCAGATGAGGGAACGGTTATTGGTCCAGGCTTTCCCGCTTTTTCATTGGAGCGTGAGAAGGATGATGAGGGAGACCTGCTGGGTCTTCGGGTTTTCTACCGGCGACAGGGGGCAGGCCCGTACCAGGTGTATGATCCCGGTGTTGCCGCAGGCACACCGGTTCGCAGCATAAACGGGGATGAGGATGGGGCCCCTGATCTGGGCCAGGGGATATATGAGTGGTATCTGGAGATCCCTGAGTACTACCACGACTGGGACGGTTCCCTGCTTGTATGGAATGAGGCCGGACGCTGGCCCTCAAGCGGTGCAACGCGGCGTTTCGCGGTTGATGGAAATCCACCTCGAGGGGTACTTACGGTGGAGGCGGAGACCGAGGATACGGTCAGTTTGAAGGCCTTTGCCCTTTCCGACGGTATGGGAAGCAGTGCCTCCGGAGTGGAGACGTTGCTGCTGTGGAATGGGGGGAGAGATGAACCTGCGGAGCAGGTTGCCTTTGCTGCGGGTAGTGAAAAGGCCCTTGCTGCACAGGTTGCCTCCGGCGCAGGGGTCCTGTTTCCGGTAAGCTCGGATGAGCTTGCGATCGACTGGTGGCCCCTGGCCATGGATGAAACGACGGGAAAGGCCACCGCCCGTATGATTGTGATCGACAAGGTGGGCAACAGGTCGGAAACCATATCGATAAGCAGTGCGGAGGATAACCAGGCCCCAGTGGTGACGGTTATGATTCCTGAGATCACCCTTCGAGTGGGCGAGCTGCTTCCTGTTGTCGGCGACGAAGGGGAGCGTTTGTATGCAGCCTATGACCCTGAGGGCGATGATCTCTCCTATGCCTGGAACTTCGGAGACGAGACAAGCGGTGAAGGGATGGCGCCTGAAAAGATGTTTATGAGCGCCGGGGATTACCGGGTTGTTCTTACCGTCAGCGACTGGTGGAACCAGGAAAGCAGTGCCGAGATCGTCGTACATGCGGTGAATACCAGCGAAGGTGAACTGCTTATCAGTGAGACGTGGGAAGAGGGCCAGAGGCTTACCGGCATTGTCGTTGTGCCGGAAGGGCTTAGCCTTGTAGTGAAAGATGGGACCACGGTGACTGCCGTCCCGGGGGCCGGAATCGAGGTTCAAACGGGGGCAAGCCTGATGGTCGAGGGAACAGAAGCCGCTCCTGTTGTTTGTCGCCGTGCCGATGCACAGGAAGCTTACTGGGAGGGAATTCTGGTAAGAGGCAGCGGAAGCTTTGAGCATGTGAGCATAAGCGGAAGCAAACGCGGGGTGACGGCAGGGCCTGCTTCAGCGGTGATACTGAGTGATGTTGATGTTCATGAGAATTTGATTGGATTGCACCTTGTGGGCGCGAGTGTAGAGCTCTCAAGATGCCGGTTTATTGGAAATACATGGTACGGGATCAAGGAAGATGCAATGGCCGAACATGGTGCCAGGCGACCGGATATAGGTGATTCCGTTTTTGAAGATAACGGTAATGATTATTACCATGAAGAGCTCCTGAATCTTTCGGGAAGCGAGTTGGAGATCCTTAGAAAATGA
- a CDS encoding secretin N-terminal domain-containing protein: protein MLSAEGSIQGMEFHNKPIADVLIAIGSVAGYTVLPDDTLTGSVSYRFSETSFEEALESLSLQYGFFYTKLGDTIYSISRIHDSYDADTGLFSIEARDVPVFNILQEASRTIGKTILFDPLPAEKLTLNSHDISPENFLTMIVSRFSDYTLLSDDDYFYLKREVASRSDAGKAANDTTITVESEDDYSLSLERGDLLTALDELFEKAGKEYVLLFKASAALKSLHYTHKSFDELLRLLLVQSGGDYTVSNGIYYIFDINRQDILKQYKMSEYLHLDYISAEDVPSLLPNLLSSSSFYKVDKNQNAIIISGSLEELRPLKEYIKAIDKPQVGKAYYTFNLDYIEASVAIQSLPQRLRAPEPIVLKDSNSFLAFYTPAQKAETGQLLRAIDIPRESHVLTFKYLKAEDFLKNPPPPFSSNDFKDTGNVSSVYFIGSAERLEYLRQLVAEIDVPKPQIRYKMLIIQYQESTGLDFNLSVSNSVSDDDSESAYVGNVGNLLSLDFDVLSTFGYLFAIKLNASLSDSTANVLADTTLHGLSGESVKFQNSSTYRYQELEADDAGKVTRTGVTNEISTGLFMKITGWVSGDDMITMEVESTLSKKGTSSSNSDNELPPTSERVINTHIRTPSGTPIVIGGLMQKEVSEKIAKIPILGDIPFIGALFRSISNTEENTEFVVYLVPYLVHDAMHSLQPGDEMNRLFDKFFPPQV, encoded by the coding sequence ATGCTTTCAGCAGAAGGATCGATTCAGGGAATGGAATTCCACAACAAGCCCATTGCCGATGTACTTATTGCTATCGGTTCCGTGGCAGGTTATACGGTCCTTCCGGACGATACGCTGACGGGAAGTGTCTCCTATCGTTTCTCCGAAACTAGTTTCGAAGAGGCCCTGGAAAGTCTGAGCCTCCAGTACGGCTTCTTTTACACAAAGCTCGGGGATACCATCTACTCAATATCCCGCATTCACGACAGCTACGACGCCGATACGGGACTTTTTTCCATAGAGGCAAGAGATGTCCCTGTTTTCAACATCCTTCAGGAGGCCTCCCGGACCATCGGCAAAACAATACTCTTTGATCCGCTTCCGGCGGAGAAGCTGACCCTCAATAGCCACGATATATCGCCCGAAAACTTTCTTACCATGATTGTTTCCCGCTTTTCCGACTATACGCTTCTTTCCGACGACGACTATTTCTATCTCAAGCGGGAGGTGGCCTCGCGGAGCGATGCGGGCAAGGCGGCAAACGATACTACCATTACGGTGGAAAGCGAGGACGATTACAGCCTCAGCCTTGAGCGGGGTGATCTGCTTACCGCACTGGACGAGCTGTTCGAAAAGGCGGGTAAGGAATATGTGCTGCTGTTCAAGGCCTCTGCCGCCCTCAAGAGCCTTCATTATACCCACAAAAGCTTCGACGAGTTGCTGCGCCTCCTCCTGGTCCAGTCGGGAGGCGATTATACGGTCAGCAACGGCATATACTACATCTTCGATATCAACAGGCAGGATATCCTCAAACAGTACAAGATGTCCGAATACCTTCATCTCGACTATATTTCTGCCGAAGATGTCCCCTCGCTTCTTCCCAACCTGCTAAGCTCAAGCAGCTTCTATAAGGTTGATAAGAACCAAAACGCCATCATCATCAGTGGAAGCCTTGAAGAGCTTCGTCCGCTGAAGGAATACATCAAGGCAATTGATAAACCGCAGGTCGGTAAGGCCTATTACACCTTTAACCTCGACTATATCGAGGCATCCGTCGCCATCCAGTCCCTGCCCCAGCGGCTTCGGGCTCCCGAACCGATCGTGCTTAAGGATTCGAATAGCTTTCTCGCCTTCTACACTCCTGCACAGAAAGCAGAGACGGGACAGTTGCTGCGTGCAATCGATATCCCCCGGGAATCCCATGTTCTTACCTTCAAATACCTGAAGGCCGAGGATTTCCTCAAAAATCCGCCTCCGCCCTTCAGTTCGAACGACTTCAAGGATACCGGAAATGTCTCTTCGGTCTACTTTATCGGAAGCGCCGAAAGGCTGGAGTATCTGAGACAGCTGGTTGCGGAAATAGACGTTCCGAAACCCCAAATCAGATACAAGATGCTCATCATCCAGTATCAGGAAAGTACGGGCCTTGATTTCAACCTTTCGGTTTCCAATTCCGTCTCAGACGACGATAGCGAATCAGCCTATGTGGGTAACGTCGGAAATCTCCTTTCCCTTGACTTTGACGTACTCTCCACCTTTGGCTACTTGTTCGCCATAAAACTCAACGCCTCGTTAAGCGACAGCACGGCAAATGTTCTCGCAGATACAACCCTCCACGGCCTCTCCGGAGAATCGGTCAAGTTTCAAAACAGTTCGACCTATCGCTATCAGGAGCTGGAAGCGGACGACGCCGGGAAGGTTACCCGAACGGGAGTAACCAACGAAATATCAACTGGTCTTTTTATGAAGATCACCGGCTGGGTCTCCGGTGATGATATGATCACCATGGAGGTAGAATCGACGCTTTCAAAAAAGGGAACAAGCTCGAGCAATAGTGACAATGAGCTTCCGCCGACCTCGGAACGCGTTATTAACACGCATATACGAACCCCCTCGGGTACTCCGATTGTGATCGGCGGTCTGATGCAGAAAGAGGTCAGCGAAAAAATAGCAAAAATACCGATCCTGGGAGATATTCCTTTTATTGGTGCCCTGTTTCGCAGCATAAGCAATACAGAGGAGAACACGGAATTCGTCGTGTATCTGGTTCCCTACCTTGTCCATGATGCCATGCACAGCCTCCAGCCCGGAGACGAAATGAACAGACTTTTTGATAAATTCTTTCCTCCGCAGGTGTGA